From the genome of Acetomicrobium thermoterrenum DSM 13490, one region includes:
- a CDS encoding MlaD family protein → MKQEVKIGLVVFLGLALLAGLIFVSGGRLVRQRGYILEVQLPEAKGLPPGAPVYISGVETGYVEDVFLADRGVTVSAFIKEGVNIPSDSEFFVQGGGLLGEASLQIRRGSSDTFIVPPGPVKGTTTPDVWSVLEEMERNLNSLRSFIDNLSGLIGDEELEDLKKAMKRIPSFLESAEEASESLKGLSDEGIVFLGDMRGRLGTFLDNANGMVSNMNEILAENRQAFKETMANASDLVARLSAMAEELDREGPFAADVKQLVKNASDAALAFERFVVELEKTFFSEGGDGDGKGNLPKLLEDVRQTQEAAQSALKAIQEIEVKGDVSLRGKTFGRGEDAYMDVNVALGMKNRKDFLLFGVDDLGDGSDFTLSYGYRWKWISLWGGLVRDDLGVGLGLGDPTSFPIQLIGKWWDDGSGAWSLEGRYNLNDRYGLLFRHDELDDERRESVGVYYKF, encoded by the coding sequence ATGAAGCAGGAGGTTAAAATAGGCCTGGTTGTGTTCCTTGGCTTGGCGCTCTTGGCTGGCTTGATATTTGTGTCGGGTGGTCGTTTAGTGCGTCAAAGGGGCTATATCTTGGAAGTTCAATTGCCAGAGGCAAAGGGGTTGCCTCCGGGAGCCCCGGTTTATATATCCGGTGTGGAGACTGGTTATGTGGAAGACGTCTTCCTCGCTGACAGGGGCGTAACCGTTTCTGCCTTCATCAAAGAAGGTGTGAATATACCCTCGGACAGCGAATTTTTCGTGCAGGGAGGAGGGCTTTTGGGAGAGGCGTCCCTTCAGATCAGAAGAGGGAGTAGCGATACCTTTATAGTCCCCCCGGGTCCAGTAAAAGGTACGACGACGCCTGATGTGTGGAGCGTTCTTGAGGAGATGGAAAGAAACCTCAATTCCCTGCGGTCTTTCATCGACAATCTTAGCGGTCTCATAGGCGATGAAGAGTTAGAAGACCTAAAAAAGGCCATGAAAAGAATTCCCTCATTTCTTGAAAGTGCCGAGGAGGCTTCGGAGAGCTTGAAGGGATTGTCCGACGAGGGCATAGTCTTTTTGGGTGACATGAGGGGAAGATTGGGGACTTTTCTGGATAATGCCAACGGCATGGTTTCAAATATGAACGAGATCCTGGCCGAAAACAGACAGGCATTCAAAGAGACCATGGCTAACGCAAGCGACTTGGTCGCCAGATTAAGCGCCATGGCGGAGGAATTGGATCGGGAAGGGCCCTTTGCTGCTGACGTCAAACAACTTGTAAAAAATGCCTCCGATGCTGCCCTTGCCTTCGAGAGATTCGTAGTCGAGCTCGAAAAGACTTTTTTCAGCGAGGGCGGGGATGGCGACGGTAAGGGCAATCTTCCCAAATTGCTCGAGGATGTAAGGCAAACCCAGGAAGCAGCCCAAAGCGCGTTAAAGGCCATCCAGGAGATAGAGGTAAAAGGAGATGTCTCCCTTAGGGGCAAGACCTTTGGAAGGGGAGAAGATGCCTACATGGATGTCAACGTGGCGCTCGGCATGAAAAACAGAAAGGATTTTCTGCTCTTTGGCGTCGACGATCTGGGCGACGGGAGCGACTTTACGTTAAGTTACGGATACAGGTGGAAATGGATATCCCTCTGGGGCGGTCTGGTCAGGGACGATTTGGGAGTAGGTCTCGGCTTAGGAGATCCGACCTCTTTTCCAATACAGTTGATCGGAAAATGGTGGGACGATGGATCGGGCGCATGGTCGTTGGAGGGTCGTTACAACCTCAACGATCGATACGGCCTTCTCTTTCGCCATGACGAATTGGACGACGAGAGACGCGAATCCGTAGGCGTTTATTACAAATTTTAA
- the tmk gene encoding dTMP kinase: protein MIGLFITFEGIDGSGKSTHAKRLYEHLSNIFGNERVLITREPGGWSGGSQLRDILLHSDWRPWSEFFLFMADRCEHVEEQIKPALVKGQIVICERYTDSTLAYQGWGKGLPLEEMERLFSLLGFPLPDLTIWLDISVDTAMKRIKARSASDRLEEERFLAVVRRGYEELSKRNPVRIRRVFSGDEEEKVFEEIARVVEDFMDEGGKDKL, encoded by the coding sequence GTGATCGGGTTGTTTATTACTTTTGAAGGCATAGACGGTTCCGGAAAATCGACTCACGCCAAAAGATTGTACGAACATCTGTCGAACATTTTTGGGAACGAAAGAGTGCTGATCACACGCGAGCCGGGAGGATGGAGCGGAGGATCGCAGCTTCGTGATATCTTGCTACACAGCGATTGGAGACCTTGGAGCGAGTTTTTTCTTTTCATGGCAGACAGGTGCGAGCACGTTGAGGAGCAGATAAAACCTGCCCTGGTGAAGGGGCAGATAGTGATATGCGAACGTTACACCGATTCCACTCTTGCCTATCAGGGATGGGGCAAGGGACTGCCCTTGGAAGAGATGGAAAGGCTTTTTTCTCTGCTTGGTTTTCCCCTCCCCGATCTTACTATATGGCTAGATATTTCCGTTGATACGGCGATGAAGAGGATCAAAGCGAGAAGTGCCTCAGATAGACTCGAGGAAGAGAGGTTTCTCGCGGTGGTACGAAGGGGATACGAAGAGCTGTCCAAAAGAAACCCTGTCAGGATAAGGCGAGTCTTTTCCGGGGACGAAGAAGAAAAAGTTTTTGAAGAAATTGCCAGAGTAGTGGAGGACTTTATGGATGAAGGTGGAAAGGATAAATTATAA
- a CDS encoding DUF327 family protein, whose protein sequence is MRELDDLGMALSRYPSKELIHKYRLLVRQIIALILEKLRVKREYGFSSRSNKIYTIVERTESSLSMLEDALDKEREKIVILNIIEEIKGCLISLLL, encoded by the coding sequence TTGAGAGAGCTGGACGACCTGGGGATGGCCTTGTCCAGGTATCCCTCCAAAGAGCTGATACATAAATATAGGTTGCTCGTTCGTCAGATCATTGCCTTGATACTGGAGAAGTTGCGTGTTAAAAGAGAGTACGGATTTTCTTCGCGCAGCAACAAAATATATACGATTGTGGAAAGGACAGAGAGCTCTTTGTCGATGCTCGAGGATGCATTGGACAAAGAGAGAGAAAAGATCGTCATACTGAATATAATCGAGGAGATTAAGGGATGTCTGATATCGCTTTTGCTATAA
- a CDS encoding DNA polymerase III subunit delta', with protein MSDIAFAIRKSEAFKTISTAIMSSRAPHALFIEAPDPFHEKIAVEMARLYLCESGNGDDECPSCRSWNEGDHPDFIRPVEWGKSPGIDDCRKMAAELYLAPVVAPRRFLAIPRGSGLSLPAANSLLKILEEPPTWGALLILSDGGGLPETIKSRTWQLTIDLKEEVSPLALPEGKDGWLSLIASASKMTQQEALVMMNMWINWCLGNGEIERAAMIDKIRLIAEKGHIPNYMAFDLLYAFLEEELSDELFDNLW; from the coding sequence ATGTCTGATATCGCTTTTGCTATAAGGAAAAGCGAGGCTTTCAAAACGATTTCCACGGCAATTATGTCTTCCAGAGCACCCCATGCGCTTTTTATAGAGGCACCAGATCCATTTCACGAGAAAATTGCCGTGGAGATGGCACGCCTTTATCTGTGCGAAAGCGGAAATGGAGACGACGAATGCCCCTCATGCAGGAGCTGGAACGAAGGGGATCACCCCGATTTTATAAGGCCCGTTGAATGGGGCAAGTCGCCCGGGATAGACGATTGCAGGAAAATGGCCGCTGAATTATATTTAGCTCCTGTTGTTGCACCGAGGCGCTTCCTTGCCATACCTAGGGGAAGCGGATTGTCCCTTCCTGCCGCCAACAGTCTGCTCAAAATATTGGAAGAACCTCCAACTTGGGGGGCTCTCCTCATACTTTCCGATGGCGGGGGATTGCCCGAAACGATTAAAAGTCGTACCTGGCAATTGACCATTGACCTGAAGGAAGAGGTAAGTCCGCTGGCGTTGCCCGAGGGAAAAGACGGTTGGCTGTCATTGATCGCGTCAGCCTCAAAGATGACGCAGCAGGAAGCCCTTGTTATGATGAATATGTGGATTAACTGGTGCCTCGGAAATGGCGAGATCGAAAGAGCTGCGATGATCGATAAGATCAGGTTGATAGCCGAAAAGGGGCACATCCCTAACTATATGGCCTTTGATCTCCTTTATGCTTTCTTGGAGGAGGAATTATCCGATGAATTATTTGATAATCTTTGGTAA
- a CDS encoding PSP1 domain-containing protein, whose protein sequence is MNYLIIFGKPRFLGLIYDCEVHLEKNVKVVVESSRGLELGYVAGTLSEEQVRKYKEKFESPKEYDEGDNIRSTEPLWQCVNLLRLADEEDLSEAERQRGEEEEALPLVRKILKNHDLPMKIVDVEYVLDRKKLYFYFTSEQRVDFRCFVKDLAREFKTRIELRQIGARDEAKILGGLAPCGNPCCCNYWMSEFFPICIRMVKEQNLALNPSKISGLCGRLMCCMSYEYDFYKQLWKDLPNPGTKIKTPSGNYHISGVDLASSSVRIRSPEGVEFLVPVGEFVLFRKTVEDGGKWSLHPKSDDIDIAEVAQSLSKTCTSSVESSPSRPSNDNRREEKNENTRNGKGKTKQKTKGRKRKSKI, encoded by the coding sequence ATGAATTATTTGATAATCTTTGGTAAGCCCCGATTTTTGGGGTTGATATATGATTGCGAAGTACATCTCGAAAAAAACGTTAAAGTCGTGGTAGAAAGCTCCAGAGGGCTCGAATTAGGATATGTCGCGGGGACTTTGAGCGAAGAACAGGTGCGTAAATATAAAGAAAAATTCGAGTCTCCTAAGGAGTACGACGAAGGCGATAATATAAGGTCGACAGAGCCCTTATGGCAGTGTGTTAACCTTTTGAGGTTAGCCGATGAGGAGGATCTTTCCGAAGCAGAACGGCAGAGAGGGGAAGAGGAAGAGGCCCTCCCCTTAGTGCGCAAAATACTCAAGAACCACGATCTTCCGATGAAGATAGTGGATGTGGAATATGTATTAGACAGAAAAAAGTTGTATTTTTATTTTACCTCGGAGCAGAGGGTGGATTTTCGATGCTTCGTAAAAGATCTCGCCAGGGAGTTTAAAACCCGAATAGAGCTGAGGCAGATAGGGGCAAGGGATGAGGCGAAGATCCTTGGGGGTTTGGCGCCCTGCGGAAATCCCTGCTGTTGTAATTATTGGATGTCTGAATTTTTCCCCATTTGCATCCGTATGGTAAAGGAGCAGAATTTAGCGCTTAATCCATCGAAAATATCGGGCCTCTGCGGTAGGCTCATGTGCTGCATGAGCTACGAATATGACTTCTATAAGCAACTATGGAAGGATTTGCCGAATCCCGGTACAAAAATAAAGACGCCCTCCGGAAATTACCATATATCAGGCGTCGATTTGGCGAGCAGTTCCGTGAGAATCAGAAGCCCCGAAGGAGTTGAGTTTTTAGTGCCTGTCGGTGAATTTGTCCTTTTTCGAAAGACCGTCGAGGATGGAGGTAAATGGAGTTTGCATCCAAAATCAGATGATATTGATATAGCTGAAGTTGCTCAGTCATTGAGCAAGACATGTACTTCAAGTGTCGAATCTTCTCCTTCGAGACCGTCGAATGACAACAGAAGAGAAGAAAAGAACGAAAACACACGCAACGGTAAAGGCAAAACAAAGCAAAAAACAAAAGGCAGAAAGCGTAAAAGTAAAATTTAA
- the ftsY gene encoding signal recognition particle-docking protein FtsY has product MMAFFDALKEKLQNVKKGWLGLGSLFAPGKKIDESFWDGLEEQLLLGDVGVDLTDELVAELRQEAKKSNIKDASALKEKFVDLIVRKLEEIPGMGKPIETKNKPAVVLLVGVNGSGKTTTAAKLASKFTSEGKKVLLAAADTYRAAAIDQLKVWGEKIGVRVVAHDVGGDPAAVIYDAIESAVASDADLVISDTAGRLHTKHNLMEELKKVKRVVERRLPEEPSESLLVLDAVMGQNAFYQAEVFNEALSLTGVILAKYDNTAKGGIILAVAQRMSLPIRYVGLGEGSEDLELFEPRSFVEALLS; this is encoded by the coding sequence ATGATGGCTTTTTTTGACGCATTAAAAGAAAAACTGCAAAACGTGAAAAAGGGCTGGTTAGGCTTAGGGTCTCTCTTTGCCCCGGGCAAGAAAATCGATGAATCCTTTTGGGATGGTCTGGAGGAGCAGCTTTTGCTTGGCGATGTGGGGGTCGACCTTACGGATGAACTCGTTGCCGAATTGAGACAGGAGGCCAAGAAATCTAATATAAAGGATGCGTCGGCTCTAAAGGAGAAATTCGTCGATCTTATCGTTCGAAAACTGGAGGAAATTCCCGGTATGGGAAAACCAATCGAGACAAAAAACAAACCTGCAGTGGTCTTGCTGGTAGGCGTCAACGGAAGTGGAAAGACTACAACGGCGGCAAAGTTGGCATCCAAATTTACAAGTGAGGGCAAAAAGGTCCTGTTGGCCGCTGCCGATACGTATCGCGCGGCCGCTATCGACCAGCTAAAGGTATGGGGTGAAAAGATAGGCGTTCGCGTCGTGGCCCACGATGTCGGAGGAGATCCGGCAGCCGTTATTTACGATGCGATAGAAAGCGCCGTTGCATCCGATGCGGACCTTGTGATTTCCGATACCGCAGGTCGGCTCCACACAAAGCACAATTTAATGGAGGAATTGAAAAAGGTCAAAAGGGTAGTGGAGCGGAGATTGCCCGAAGAGCCCTCCGAATCGCTGCTGGTTTTGGATGCAGTAATGGGGCAAAATGCCTTCTATCAGGCTGAGGTTTTCAACGAAGCACTGAGTTTGACGGGGGTCATCTTGGCTAAATATGATAACACTGCGAAAGGTGGTATAATTCTTGCGGTCGCCCAAAGGATGTCCCTTCCGATCAGATATGTGGGCTTGGGAGAGGGTAGCGAAGACCTTGAGCTCTTTGAGCCACGATCTTTTGTAGAGGCACTTCTGTCTTAA
- a CDS encoding DUF4416 family protein produces MAPPLVKLLVGFLFPDEAFYRWTIDGISSLWGSVERRSPVYPFDHTDYYRDISPVLYKAFVSMEGLWPADQLVRWKVQAIVLEKQSGHKRKINVDPGYVDGARLVLASTKDHAHRIYISEGIFAEVTLRYMFGKWVSYDHTFPDFKSGLYDDFLDVVRRDWVSDMRKRRTLQ; encoded by the coding sequence ATGGCTCCTCCTCTGGTTAAGCTGCTGGTGGGTTTTTTATTCCCCGACGAAGCTTTTTATAGGTGGACGATCGACGGCATATCCTCGCTGTGGGGGTCCGTAGAGAGGAGGAGTCCGGTTTATCCCTTTGACCATACCGATTATTACAGGGATATATCCCCCGTCCTTTATAAGGCTTTCGTCAGCATGGAGGGCCTTTGGCCTGCAGATCAGCTTGTAAGGTGGAAAGTGCAGGCAATTGTCCTGGAAAAACAGAGCGGGCACAAACGCAAGATAAACGTTGATCCGGGCTACGTCGACGGAGCAAGGTTGGTTCTGGCATCAACGAAGGATCATGCCCATAGGATTTACATTTCGGAGGGCATATTTGCTGAGGTGACCCTGCGTTATATGTTCGGCAAGTGGGTTTCCTACGATCATACCTTCCCGGATTTCAAGAGCGGCCTTTACGACGACTTTCTTGACGTAGTGCGTAGGGATTGGGTTTCCGACATGAGGAAAAGGAGGACTCTTCAGTGA
- the purB gene encoding adenylosuccinate lyase, with product MIERYETEVMRHIWSDENKYRTWLEVELAVCHAWKEEEVIPREAYEVIKERATFDIERIKEIESKVHHDVIAFVSCVAESVGEEGRFIHLGLTSSDVLDTASALLLKRSLEVVMEELSLLSKLVLDKAFSCKYLPCIGRTHGVHAEPMSFGLKLLNWHSQLKRSQERLSLAHDQINYGKISGAVGTYAHCPPSIEKRACLLLGLKPAPISNQILQRDSHAFLLQTLALLASSLENMALEIRHLQRTEVLEAEEPFLKGQKGSSAMPHKRNPILCERICGMARLLRGYSLSAMENVALWHERDISHSSVERVVWPDAFHITHYMIRTFKRIVEFMEIDAERMAKNIELTRGLIFSQRVLLALVERGMNRDEAYGIVQRYALKCWNGEGDFRVMLSQDPAISSLLSADQLRELFDIGYYLRYVDDIFDRFDK from the coding sequence GTGATAGAACGTTACGAAACCGAAGTTATGCGCCACATATGGAGCGATGAAAATAAATATCGGACCTGGCTTGAAGTGGAATTGGCGGTTTGTCACGCATGGAAGGAAGAGGAGGTAATACCCCGAGAAGCTTACGAGGTTATCAAGGAAAGGGCGACCTTCGATATCGAACGCATAAAGGAAATAGAATCTAAAGTTCATCATGACGTAATAGCCTTTGTCTCTTGTGTTGCCGAAAGCGTCGGAGAGGAGGGGAGGTTCATCCACCTGGGCCTCACAAGCAGCGATGTCCTGGACACGGCATCGGCCCTACTTTTAAAAAGATCTCTCGAAGTTGTCATGGAAGAATTGTCCTTGCTGTCCAAGCTTGTGTTGGACAAAGCCTTTTCCTGCAAATACTTGCCTTGCATAGGCAGGACCCATGGAGTTCACGCAGAACCAATGAGTTTCGGCCTTAAACTCCTAAATTGGCATTCTCAGCTGAAGCGATCGCAGGAGCGCTTGAGTTTGGCTCATGACCAGATAAATTACGGAAAAATATCGGGAGCGGTAGGTACTTACGCCCACTGTCCGCCGTCGATAGAAAAAAGGGCCTGCTTGCTTTTAGGCTTAAAGCCGGCGCCCATATCCAATCAAATCCTTCAGAGAGACAGTCATGCCTTCCTTTTGCAAACCCTCGCTTTGCTTGCTTCCTCTTTGGAAAATATGGCCCTGGAGATCAGGCATCTACAGCGTACCGAAGTGTTGGAGGCAGAGGAACCCTTTTTAAAGGGTCAAAAAGGCTCCTCTGCAATGCCGCACAAAAGAAACCCCATTTTATGTGAGCGCATATGCGGGATGGCGCGCCTGCTCAGGGGATATAGCCTTAGCGCAATGGAAAACGTGGCGCTTTGGCACGAGAGGGATATTAGCCATTCCTCGGTCGAGAGGGTTGTCTGGCCCGATGCCTTTCATATCACCCACTACATGATTCGCACTTTTAAGCGCATTGTGGAGTTTATGGAAATAGATGCTGAAAGGATGGCCAAGAACATCGAGCTGACCAGAGGGCTGATTTTCAGTCAGAGGGTGTTGCTTGCTCTCGTCGAAAGGGGCATGAACAGAGATGAGGCTTATGGGATCGTTCAACGGTATGCCCTGAAATGTTGGAACGGAGAGGGCGATTTCAGGGTGATGCTGTCTCAAGATCCGGCAATATCCTCTTTGCTTTCGGCGGATCAATTGCGTGAGCTTTTCGATATTGGCTATTACTTGCGATATGTTGATGATATATTCGACAGGTTCGACAAATAA
- the glpX gene encoding class II fructose-bisphosphatase has product MGVPDRNMALELVRATEAAAMAAGRWMGRGDKNAVDNAAVNAMRYMLNTVSMDGVVVIGEGEKDRAPMLFNGEKLGLGCEPEVDIAVDPVDGTTLTALGRPNAVSVVAVAESGSLYSPKHIFYMNKIATGPEAAEVIDIELSPSENIRRVAKAKHKAVEDVTVVVLDRPRHDSLIQEIRSLGARIKLIPDGDVAGALMTCKEDSGIDLLLGVGGSPEAVISACAIKCIGGNFQCKLWPRNREERERCLEMGMDIDRVLNIDDLVKSDNVFFAATGVTDGELLKGVRYGGATITTHSLVMRSKSGTVRYVEAIHRSKKLYEISDIEYLPRMSKGQL; this is encoded by the coding sequence TTGGGCGTTCCCGACAGGAATATGGCTTTAGAGTTGGTAAGGGCAACGGAAGCTGCAGCCATGGCTGCAGGGCGTTGGATGGGGCGTGGCGACAAAAACGCCGTGGATAATGCGGCCGTTAATGCCATGAGGTATATGTTGAACACCGTTTCAATGGATGGAGTTGTGGTCATTGGCGAGGGAGAAAAGGACCGGGCTCCCATGCTTTTTAACGGCGAAAAGTTGGGTCTGGGTTGCGAACCGGAGGTGGACATTGCCGTAGATCCCGTCGACGGTACTACCCTTACGGCGCTGGGAAGGCCAAATGCCGTAAGTGTCGTCGCAGTAGCTGAAAGCGGAAGCCTCTACAGTCCGAAGCACATATTTTACATGAACAAGATAGCTACCGGTCCTGAGGCGGCAGAAGTCATTGATATTGAGTTGTCTCCATCGGAGAACATCCGGCGCGTAGCGAAGGCGAAACACAAGGCCGTAGAAGATGTCACGGTAGTAGTGCTTGACAGGCCTCGTCACGATAGCTTGATTCAGGAGATAAGATCTTTAGGTGCCAGGATAAAATTAATACCCGACGGAGACGTTGCGGGCGCGTTGATGACATGTAAGGAAGATAGCGGCATAGATCTTCTCTTAGGCGTTGGGGGTTCGCCCGAAGCCGTAATATCGGCATGCGCCATTAAATGCATTGGCGGTAATTTTCAATGCAAACTTTGGCCGAGAAACCGCGAGGAAAGAGAGCGTTGCCTTGAAATGGGCATGGATATAGATAGAGTGCTAAATATAGATGATCTGGTAAAAAGCGATAACGTTTTCTTCGCAGCTACGGGCGTTACCGACGGTGAGCTTCTGAAGGGAGTCCGTTACGGAGGCGCCACGATAACGACCCACTCCCTTGTAATGCGATCGAAAAGCGGCACCGTCAGGTACGTGGAGGCAATACATCGGAGCAAGAAGTTGTACGAGATAAGCGATATCGAGTACTTGCCCAGGATGTCGAAGGGCCAATTATAA
- a CDS encoding formate--tetrahydrofolate ligase: MLSDIEITQRSKLKHIREIAQDLGIPERYLLPYGHYKAKVDVNYMKDLKERPDGKLILVTATTPTPAGEGKTTTTVGLTQALVKLGKKAMLCLREPSLGPCFGVKGGAAGGGYSQVLPMEEINLHFTGDIHAVETAHNLLAALLDNHLHQGNPLKIDPREITWRRAMDMNERALRNVVIGLGGRANGVPRESGFDITVASEVMAILCLSNDLADLKERLSKVVVGYDENGNMITAGNLKAHGAMAALLKEAINPNLVQTIEHVPAFVHGGPFANIAHGTNSIIATKMALKLRDYAVVEAGFASDLGAEKFFDIVCRFAGLSPSAVVLVTTVRALKHHGGVKKEDLSKENLEALSRGLENLKAHLDILSNFGIPVVVALNKFNSDTDGEIEMVMKATEERGARIALSEVWEKGGEGGIDLARKVLEATKEEKSYKPLYELDLPLTEKIRTIATKVYGAEDVEYSSQALKTIKNLEEKGFGGLPVCMAKTQLSISDDPQKLGRPKGYKLTVREVRLSAGAGFVVAICGNIMTMPGLPKKPAAEFIDIDEEGNITGLF, translated from the coding sequence ATGTTATCCGATATCGAAATAACCCAAAGATCAAAGCTAAAACACATAAGGGAGATAGCACAAGACTTAGGAATACCCGAAAGGTATTTACTCCCCTACGGCCACTACAAGGCCAAGGTGGACGTAAACTACATGAAGGATTTAAAGGAAAGGCCCGACGGTAAGCTCATACTTGTCACCGCAACAACCCCCACCCCTGCGGGGGAGGGAAAGACTACCACTACGGTAGGTCTTACTCAAGCTTTGGTGAAGCTAGGCAAAAAGGCCATGTTATGCCTTAGAGAACCCTCGCTTGGTCCCTGCTTTGGCGTTAAGGGTGGAGCTGCGGGAGGAGGCTACTCCCAGGTACTTCCCATGGAGGAGATAAACCTCCACTTCACGGGAGACATACACGCCGTAGAGACGGCCCACAACCTGCTTGCAGCCTTGTTGGATAACCACCTGCACCAGGGAAATCCCCTTAAGATAGACCCCAGGGAGATAACCTGGAGGAGGGCCATGGACATGAACGAGAGGGCCTTGAGGAACGTGGTCATAGGCCTTGGAGGGAGGGCAAACGGCGTACCCAGAGAATCGGGATTTGACATCACCGTGGCCTCCGAGGTGATGGCCATATTGTGCCTATCAAACGACCTAGCCGACCTAAAGGAGCGCCTCTCCAAGGTGGTCGTAGGCTACGACGAAAACGGAAACATGATAACAGCAGGAAACTTGAAGGCCCACGGCGCAATGGCAGCCCTCCTTAAGGAAGCCATAAACCCAAACCTGGTTCAGACCATAGAACACGTCCCCGCCTTCGTCCACGGAGGACCCTTTGCCAACATAGCACACGGCACGAACTCCATAATAGCCACGAAGATGGCCTTAAAGCTAAGGGATTACGCCGTCGTCGAAGCGGGCTTTGCCTCCGACCTGGGAGCGGAGAAGTTCTTCGACATAGTCTGCAGGTTTGCGGGCCTCTCCCCCTCGGCAGTCGTCTTGGTCACCACCGTCAGGGCCCTGAAGCACCACGGAGGAGTGAAAAAGGAAGACCTCTCCAAGGAAAACCTTGAGGCGCTATCCCGGGGCTTAGAAAACCTCAAAGCCCACCTCGACATACTCTCCAACTTCGGCATTCCCGTGGTGGTGGCATTAAACAAGTTCAACTCCGACACCGATGGGGAGATAGAGATGGTCATGAAGGCTACGGAGGAAAGAGGCGCCAGGATAGCCCTTTCCGAGGTATGGGAGAAGGGGGGAGAGGGAGGCATAGATCTGGCAAGAAAGGTCTTGGAGGCTACGAAAGAGGAAAAAAGCTACAAACCTCTCTACGAGTTAGACCTTCCCCTTACGGAAAAGATAAGGACCATAGCGACCAAAGTTTACGGAGCAGAGGACGTGGAATACTCCTCTCAGGCCCTAAAGACCATAAAAAACCTGGAGGAAAAGGGCTTCGGCGGCCTTCCCGTCTGCATGGCGAAGACCCAGCTATCCATATCCGACGACCCTCAAAAGCTTGGAAGGCCTAAAGGATACAAGCTAACGGTAAGGGAAGTGAGGCTGTCGGCGGGAGCCGGCTTCGTCGTTGCCATATGCGGTAACATAATGACCATGCCGGGCCTTCCTAAAAAGCCTGCCGCAGAGTTCATAGACATAGACGAAGAGGGGAACATAACGGGGTTGTTTTAA
- a CDS encoding TAXI family TRAP transporter solute-binding subunit — MRIRKVLLMALVVGLVFSVGTAQAKTFVSIATGGTGGTYYPIGGGIADVVSRYAEDIQATAETGNAAVANLNLLGTHSIEFAFVQNDTAWWAARGEIMFKNAFPNIRAIATLYPETNHLVVMKKANIKNIYDLKGKRVSVGAPGSGTEADMRCLLDIAGIKYDDMKVDFLDFNNTVDRMKDGQLDAGFVVGGYPVAAIMDLATTHDVDLVSFDDDFLAKLQEKYPFYIKDTIPAGTYKGIDRDVQTPAVMAMLAVDADVPEEVVYQFTKALWEHIDEVQRVHAKAQLITLETAFDGLSVPLHDGAIRYYKEIGLEIPEVK, encoded by the coding sequence ATGAGAATAAGAAAAGTTTTGTTAATGGCTTTGGTTGTAGGTCTCGTCTTTTCGGTAGGCACGGCTCAGGCCAAGACCTTTGTTTCCATCGCCACGGGCGGCACGGGAGGGACCTATTACCCGATAGGCGGAGGTATTGCCGACGTAGTGAGCCGTTATGCGGAAGACATCCAGGCCACGGCAGAAACCGGAAATGCCGCAGTTGCCAACCTGAACCTGCTTGGAACCCACAGCATCGAGTTTGCCTTCGTACAAAACGATACAGCCTGGTGGGCTGCTAGGGGCGAAATAATGTTTAAAAATGCCTTTCCCAATATCAGGGCAATAGCAACCCTCTATCCGGAAACCAATCACCTGGTTGTGATGAAAAAGGCCAACATAAAAAACATTTACGACCTGAAGGGCAAGAGGGTCTCCGTGGGAGCCCCCGGTTCGGGAACTGAAGCGGACATGCGCTGCCTTCTGGATATCGCAGGAATCAAATACGATGACATGAAAGTGGATTTTCTCGATTTCAACAACACCGTTGACCGCATGAAGGACGGTCAGCTCGATGCCGGATTCGTCGTCGGAGGCTATCCTGTGGCTGCCATAATGGACCTTGCTACCACCCACGATGTCGATCTGGTGAGTTTCGACGATGATTTCTTAGCCAAGCTGCAGGAAAAATATCCGTTCTACATCAAAGACACCATTCCTGCCGGCACCTATAAGGGGATAGATCGCGACGTTCAAACTCCCGCGGTCATGGCCATGCTGGCTGTCGATGCCGACGTTCCCGAAGAAGTTGTGTATCAATTCACCAAAGCGCTTTGGGAGCATATCGATGAGGTACAGCGCGTTCACGCCAAGGCCCAGCTAATAACCCTTGAGACCGCATTCGACGGATTATCGGTTCCTCTTCACGACGGAGCTATTCGCTACTACAAGGAAATTGGACTGGAGATACCTGAGGTGAAATAA